A genome region from Neoarius graeffei isolate fNeoGra1 chromosome 21, fNeoGra1.pri, whole genome shotgun sequence includes the following:
- the nopchap1 gene encoding uncharacterized protein C12orf45 homolog isoform X1: protein MDQKKSNSPKNTSRDLLVCGNGQGIHEKLLLKSKGASSLHTEKVPRSSVLDRLQCFLPQMALANETLKQQMEKLPAGHFDIESIEEAEKVIAMDVALVELEGSDSSEGEESSEEESSDEETVSIETLKLPGNQKRKANIEVLQKEGE, encoded by the exons ATGGACCAAAAGAAAAGTAACAGCCCCAAAAATACCTCTCGGGATTTGCTGGTCTGCGGGAACGGACAAG GAATTCATGAGAAGCTGTTACTGAAATCCAAGGGCGCATCGTCACTGCACACGGAAAAGGTCCCGAGAAGCAGTG ttctcGACAGGCTCCAGTGTTTCCTTCCTCAGATGGCCCTGGCTAATGAGACATTAAAGCAGCAGATGGAGAAACTTCCTGCAGGTCACTTTGACATTGAGAGTattgaggaagcagagaaagttaTCGCGATG GATGTTGCTCTGGTGGAGCTGGAGGGCTCAGACAGCAGCGAGGGGGAGGAGTCATCCGAGGAGGAGAGCTCAGATGAAGAGACTGTCAGCATAGAAACGCTTAAACTACCTGGCAACCAAAAAAGAAAAGCCAACATCGAAGTGCTACAAAAAGAAGGAGAATGA
- the nopchap1 gene encoding uncharacterized protein C12orf45 homolog isoform X2, which yields MWSSATVVSRSPQGIHEKLLLKSKGASSLHTEKVPRSSVLDRLQCFLPQMALANETLKQQMEKLPAGHFDIESIEEAEKVIAMDVALVELEGSDSSEGEESSEEESSDEETVSIETLKLPGNQKRKANIEVLQKEGE from the exons atgtggtcttctgctactGTTGTATCCCGTTCacctcaag GAATTCATGAGAAGCTGTTACTGAAATCCAAGGGCGCATCGTCACTGCACACGGAAAAGGTCCCGAGAAGCAGTG ttctcGACAGGCTCCAGTGTTTCCTTCCTCAGATGGCCCTGGCTAATGAGACATTAAAGCAGCAGATGGAGAAACTTCCTGCAGGTCACTTTGACATTGAGAGTattgaggaagcagagaaagttaTCGCGATG GATGTTGCTCTGGTGGAGCTGGAGGGCTCAGACAGCAGCGAGGGGGAGGAGTCATCCGAGGAGGAGAGCTCAGATGAAGAGACTGTCAGCATAGAAACGCTTAAACTACCTGGCAACCAAAAAAGAAAAGCCAACATCGAAGTGCTACAAAAAGAAGGAGAATGA